In the genome of Triticum urartu cultivar G1812 chromosome 5, Tu2.1, whole genome shotgun sequence, one region contains:
- the LOC125507742 gene encoding protein kinase PINOID-like, translated as MVAAVRAPVPRKPPAEGTLLLAAEEGLSDLDTASSTGAPNSSLSSASSAGSLARCSSLSRLSFDCTPSAAMSAAACSPRPSAAFRPHRSGDVAWAAIRALSAASPATPLGPADFRLVRRVGGGDIGTVYLCRLRASAEAEAPSCMYAMKVVDRRAVAKKHKLERAAAEKRILRLLDHPFLPTLFADFDAAPRFSCVVMEFCPGGDLHSLRHRMPSRRFPLPSARFYAAEVLLALEYLHMMGIVYRDLKPENVLIRADGHIMLTDFDLSLQSTSSPSLEPAVPEEEEEEEPRSASCFPIRFRRRRHRRRCAASPPRFVAEPVSARSCSFVGTHEYVAPEVAGGGAHGAAVDWWAYGVFLYELLHGRTPFAGATNEDTLRNIVRAPLTFPTSSSGTGCHADVAAARDLIARLLTKDPAARLGSRHGAADVKAHPFFKSLNLALLRSSRPPVVPSAPLHRSQSCKTPASRKPDTQRFDLF; from the coding sequence ATGGTGGCCGCGGTGCGAGCTCCGGTGCCCAGGAAGCCGCCCGCGGAGGGGACGCTGCTTCTGGCGGCGGAGGAGGGGCTGTCGGACCTGGACACGGCGTCGTCCACGGGGGCGCCCAACTCGAGCCTCAGCTCGGCCAGCAGCGCCGGCAGCCTCGCGCGCTGCTCCAGCCTCTCCCGCCTCTCCTTCGACTGCACCCCGTCCGCGGCCATGTCGGCGGCGGCGTGCTCCCCGCGCCCGTCTGCGGCGTTCCGGCCGCACCGCTCCGGCGACGTGGCGTGGGCGGCCATCCGCGCGCTCTCGGCGGCCTCCCCGGCGACCCCGCTCGGCCCCGCGGACTTCAGGCTCGTCCGGCGCGTCGGCGGCGGCGACATCGGCACCGTGTACCTCTGCCGCCTCCGGGCCTCGGCGGAGGCGGAGGCCCCGTCGTGCATGTACGCGATGAAGGTTGTCGACCGCCGCGCCGTGGCCAAGAAGCACAAGCTGGAGCGCGCGGCGGCCGAGAAGCGCATCCTGCGGCTCCTCGACCACCCGTTCCTCCCCACGCTCTTCGCCGACTTCGACGCCGCCCCGCGCTTCTCCTGCGTCGTCATGGAGTTCTGCCCCGGCGGCGACCTCCACTCGCTCCGCCACCGCATGCCCTCCCGCCGCTTCCCGCTCCCCTCCGCCCGCTTCTACGCCGCCGAGGTGCTCCTGGCGCTCGAGTACCTGCACATGATGGGCATCGTCTACCGCGACCTCAAGCCGGAGAACGTGCTGATACGCGCCGACGGCCACATCATGCTCACCGACTTCGACCTGTCGCTCCAGTCCACGTCGTCGCCGTCGCTGGAGCCCGCCGTccccgaggaggaggaagaggaggagccGCGCAGCGCGTCCTGCTTCCCGATACGTTTCAGGCGGCGGAGGCACCGTCGCCGGTGCGCGGCGTCTCCCCCGCGGTTCGTGGCGGAGCCGGTGTCGGCGCGGTCGTGCTCCTTCGTGGGCACGCACGAGTACGTGGCGCCGGAGGTGGCAGGCGGCGGCGCGCACGGCGCCGCCGTGGACTGGTGGGCCTACGGCGTGTTCCTCTACGAGCTCCTCCACGGCCGCACCCCGTTCGCGGGCGCCACCAACGAGGACACGCTCCGCAACATAGTGCGCGCGCCGCTCACCTtccccacctcctcctccggcaccGGCTGCCACGCCGACGTCGCCGCGGCGCGGGACCTCATCGCGCGCCTGCTCACCAAGGACCCCGCCGCCCGGCTCGGGTCCCGCCACGGCGCCGCCGACGTGAAGGCCCATCCCTTCTTCAAGAGCCTCAACCTCGCGCTCCTCCGGTCATCGCGTCCACCCGTCGTCCCCAGCGCCCCGCTGCACCGGTCGCAGTCCTGCAAGACGCCGGCGTCGCGCAAGCCGGACACGCAGCGCTTCGACCTCTTCTGA